The genomic region ACTGGCGGAGACGATGCGCGGCGCAGACGACTTCTTCTAGTCGTAGGTCCGCAGGCTCGCCGAGCCGACCGCGATTCGGACCAGCACGTTCTCCGCCCAGGCGTCTTCGGGCATGCCGTATCTGCGATTGATTCGCGCGTTCGCTTCCTGGGTCAGTTCCCTGTCGTCGACGACCGTCGCGGTCCCCCGCAGGGTAACCGTCCACTCCGGGACGCCCCCGGTTTCGGCGCTAACAGCTAGCGACACGCGAGGGTTATCTCGAAGGTTCGCCAGCTTCCGGCCGGTCGTGACGATCTCGACCGTCCCATCCTCGTACCGGTACCAGACGGGCGCGACGTGGGGACGCCCTTCGGTGCACGTCGAGAGGTAGGCAGCGTGTGGCGGGTCGCTCGTGAGGAGCTGCTCGACTTCGGCGGAGACGGCGGGCATGGTCGAGATACGTGCCGGGGCGGCATGAGCGGACCGAGCCAATGTCAGGAGTCCGGTAGACCAAGAGCACCCACCCACTATATATCCCTCAATATCCGTCATAGAGCCCTATTAGCGATGCGTAGCAGAGCGTATGGAACTATTCGATTATGTGTCGTAGTAGACACCTATTATAAACAGGTTTTATGAGTCTCACGAAGGTTTCTGGTGATGACGCAAGACCTGACGCGTCTGGCTGACGGGGTATCACGGCGTAAGTTCCTGATGACATCCGGTGCGGTCGGCGCAGCCTCGCTTGCTGGCTGTACGGGGGACAGCAGCAGTGGGAGCGACGAGAGCGACACGCCCGCCGACGAGAGCGAGAACTCGGGCGAGGACACGAGCGGAGACACGAGCGGCGACGAGTCCCAGGGCATGGACACGTCGATGCTCACCGCCGAGGGTTCCTCGACGGTCTACCCGATCTCCAACAAGGGTTCCTCCTACTGGAACTCCAACGCGCCGTCGAGCGACGGCGAGTACTGGGGTGCGAACGACGAGACGTCCGTCCCTGGCTGGGACGAACTCAAGAGCAACGGCGCCGAGGGCATGCGCCTCGCGGACTACTTCGCGAGCCTCTACGGCTTCGAGCCGACGGGTCAGCAGGCTGGCCCGCCGTTCGCGACCAGCATCGGCCTGAGCCACTCCGGGACGGGCTGTAAGTCCGTCCGCGACGGGCTCGTCGACATCGGTAACTCCTCCGGCCCCATCACGGCCGAACTCGGCATCAGCGAGTCCGAGCGCGACGAGAAGTACGTCGACCACGTCGTCGGTCGTGACGGCCAGCCGGTCTTCGTGAGCCAGGCCATCTACGACGCCGGTGTCGAGCAGCTCACCGGTGAGGAGGTCCGCGGCATCTACCAGGGCGACATCCAGAACTGGAGCGAAGTCGGCGGCCCCGACGAGGAGATCTTCGTGGTCGGCCGCGCAGAGGGCTCCGGGACGGACACCTCCTTCCG from Haloarchaeobius sp. HME9146 harbors:
- a CDS encoding substrate-binding domain-containing protein, whose translation is MTQDLTRLADGVSRRKFLMTSGAVGAASLAGCTGDSSSGSDESDTPADESENSGEDTSGDTSGDESQGMDTSMLTAEGSSTVYPISNKGSSYWNSNAPSSDGEYWGANDETSVPGWDELKSNGAEGMRLADYFASLYGFEPTGQQAGPPFATSIGLSHSGTGCKSVRDGLVDIGNSSGPITAELGISESERDEKYVDHVVGRDGQPVFVSQAIYDAGVEQLTGEEVRGIYQGDIQNWSEVGGPDEEIFVVGRAEGSGTDTSFRLNMLGDAEAPMEVDTRKGQNQQVKTVLQQNDNAIGYMALAFQGSGIAPIAIDFEGTLFEPSKDAENTIFDSAYPLNRDLHMYTTITDDTPKGTDMREAAFINMHLTTFGQKVFVEGVEYIPLPTKDIEKEKGKLPSQA
- a CDS encoding pyridoxamine 5'-phosphate oxidase family protein, coding for MPAVSAEVEQLLTSDPPHAAYLSTCTEGRPHVAPVWYRYEDGTVEIVTTGRKLANLRDNPRVSLAVSAETGGVPEWTVTLRGTATVVDDRELTQEANARINRRYGMPEDAWAENVLVRIAVGSASLRTYD